Proteins encoded within one genomic window of Effusibacillus lacus:
- a CDS encoding superoxide dismutase: MAHQLPALPYDKAALEPHIDAATMEIHHGRHHATYVNNLNAALEKYPELQDKSLEDLLRGINSIPEDIRGAVRNNGGGHHNHSLFWEILSPNGGGQPSGALADAINGKFGSFDAFKEEFKKAALGRFGSGWAWLVVNKNGELALYSTANQDSPLMEGDTPIFGLDVWEHAYYLKYQNKRPDYVDAFWNVVNWDEVNKRYQAARG; encoded by the coding sequence CATCGATGCTGCGACAATGGAAATTCACCACGGCAGACATCATGCTACATACGTCAACAACCTGAACGCAGCACTTGAGAAATACCCGGAACTGCAAGACAAAAGCCTTGAAGACCTGCTCCGTGGCATTAACAGCATCCCGGAAGACATTCGCGGTGCAGTTCGCAACAATGGCGGCGGCCACCACAATCACTCCCTGTTCTGGGAAATTCTGAGCCCCAATGGCGGCGGCCAACCGTCTGGCGCACTGGCAGATGCCATTAACGGCAAGTTTGGCAGTTTCGATGCCTTCAAGGAAGAATTCAAGAAGGCCGCACTGGGCCGTTTCGGAAGCGGATGGGCATGGCTTGTCGTCAACAAGAACGGTGAATTGGCCCTTTACTCGACCGCCAACCAGGACAGCCCGCTGATGGAAGGCGATACCCCGATTTTCGGTCTCGATGTATGGGAACATGCCTATTACCTTAAGTATCAGAACAAGCGTCCCGATTATGTGGATGCATTCTGGAACGTTGTGAACTGGGACGAAGTCAACAAGCGTTACCAGGCAGCACGCGGCTAA
- the prfB gene encoding peptide chain release factor 2 (programmed frameshift) — protein sequence MATKTPGELKQELQNTAKRLAEIGRSLDLPGKKSRISELEEQMADPLFWDDQDAAQKVISESNALKTLVEQMEKLSGQQEDLEVMLELAREEGEESLFDEVEQGAEKLSREMSDFELQLLLSEPYDKNNAILEIHPGAGGTESQDWASILLRMYTRWAEDKGYKVETLDYLPGEEAGIKSVTLLIKGYNAYGYLKAERGVHRLVRISPFDASGRRHTSFASVDVMPEMDENVDVDIREVDLKVDTYRSSGAGGQHVNTTDSAVRITHIPTGIVVTCQSERSQIKNRAAAMKILASKLYERQLEEREKELAELRGEQRDIAWGSQIRSYVFHPYSLVKDHRTGEEVGNVHAVVDGALDSFIDAYLRQQVGKKTAGEE from the exons TTGGCAACGAAAACTCCAGGAGAATTGAAGCAGGAATTGCAAAATACGGCCAAGCGTTTGGCTGAAATCGGGAGGTCTCTT GACCTCCCCGGTAAAAAGTCCCGAATCTCGGAGTTGGAAGAGCAGATGGCAGACCCTTTGTTCTGGGATGACCAGGATGCCGCACAAAAGGTAATCAGCGAATCCAATGCGCTGAAAACCCTTGTGGAACAGATGGAGAAACTGTCCGGCCAACAGGAAGATCTGGAAGTGATGCTCGAACTGGCCCGGGAAGAAGGGGAAGAGAGCCTCTTTGACGAGGTGGAGCAGGGGGCGGAGAAGCTGAGCAGAGAGATGTCTGATTTCGAGCTGCAGCTCCTGCTGAGTGAGCCTTATGACAAGAACAATGCGATTCTGGAAATCCACCCGGGTGCCGGAGGGACCGAGTCGCAAGATTGGGCATCGATTCTGCTGCGGATGTATACCCGCTGGGCGGAGGACAAGGGGTATAAAGTGGAAACCCTTGACTACCTCCCTGGCGAAGAGGCGGGAATCAAAAGCGTAACCCTGTTGATTAAAGGATATAACGCCTACGGCTATTTAAAAGCGGAACGAGGGGTTCACCGGCTTGTCCGGATCTCACCGTTTGACGCATCGGGACGGCGCCATACATCCTTTGCATCAGTCGATGTGATGCCCGAGATGGACGAAAATGTCGATGTTGATATTCGGGAAGTCGACCTGAAGGTGGACACGTACCGGTCCTCAGGAGCGGGCGGACAGCACGTGAATACCACCGACTCTGCCGTAAGGATTACTCACATTCCGACGGGTATCGTGGTGACTTGCCAAAGCGAACGGTCCCAGATCAAGAACCGGGCCGCAGCCATGAAGATTCTTGCTTCCAAGTTGTACGAACGGCAGTTGGAAGAACGGGAAAAGGAACTTGCGGAATTACGCGGGGAACAACGTGATATTGCATGGGGCAGCCAGATCCGATCCTATGTGTTCCATCCCTACTCCTTGGTGAAGGATCACCGGACGGGTGAAGAAGTAGGAAATGTCCATGCAGTTGTGGACGGAGCCCTTGATTCTTTCATTGACGCCTATTTGCGGCAGCAAGTCGGGAAAAAGACCGCTGGCGAAGAATAG